One part of the Eucalyptus grandis isolate ANBG69807.140 chromosome 10, ASM1654582v1, whole genome shotgun sequence genome encodes these proteins:
- the LOC104421337 gene encoding transcription factor E2FB, which yields MSDHAAPKQPPPPRQAPAQPKPPGPPVVDRHQFPFSSVAKPPFVAPPDYHRFSPEAPRRVADHEADALLVRSPQLKRKSDMVDGKAEQNDWSAGAGYAEVVSSPVQTPVSGKTAKGNKTSRISKNNRLGPQTPISNAGSPSGNNLTPAGPCRYDSSLGLLTKKFINLIKRAEDGVLDLNKAAETLEVQKRRIYDITNVLEGIGLIEKKLKNRIQWKGLEASRPGEIDESVTSLQAQVESLGVEEQRLDEQIREMQERLRDLSEDDNNKRLLFITEDDIKALPCFQNETLIAIKAPHGTTLEVPDPDEAVDYPQRRYRIVLRSTMGPIDVYLVSQFEERFEEINGGEATPSIQPRVNEKPVTTMAQEDCSRPENEMPGQLADIAYSDFSTSQDIVGGFMKIVPSDVDSVADYWLLSDADVSITDIWRAESGVQWNGLGSLHDDYGMANVSTPRAQTPPSNTTEVPAATSPAG from the exons ATGTCCGATCACGCGGCCCCCaagcagccgccgccgccgcgccagGCCCCGGCCCAGCCGAAGCCGCCGGGCCCCCCCGTCGTCGACCGCCACCAGTTCCCCTTCTCCTCCGTGGCGAAGCCGCCTTTCGTCGCTCCCCCCGACTACCACCGCTTCTCCCCCGAGGCCCCGCGCCGGGTCGCTGATCACGAGGCCGACGCCCTGCTGGTTCGATCCCCG CAACTGAAGCGGAAAAGTGACATGGTAGATGGCAAGGCAGAGCAAAATGATTGGTCAGCTGGAGCTGGTTATGCTGAGGTTGTTAGTAGTCCCGTTCAGACGCCTGTATCAGGAAAAACAGCTAAGGGAAATAAAACTTCAAGGATCTCAAAGAACAATAGATTAGGACCTCAGACTCCTATATCAAATGCTG GTTCTCCATCTGGCAATAATCTTACTCCGGCGGGTCCATGTCGTTATGACAGCTCTCTAG GTCTTTTAACAAAGAAGTTTATCAACTTGATAAAGCGTGCTGAAGATGGTGTTCTTGATCTAAATAAAGCTGCTGAGACTTTAGAG GTGCAAAAGAGGCGAATATATGACATAACAAATGTCCTTGAAGGCATTGGGCTCATTGAGAAGAAACTAAAGAACAGGATCCAGTGGAA GGGACTGGAGGCTTCAAGGCCAGGGGAGATTGACGAAAGTGTCACAAGCTTACAG GCACAAGTTGAAAGCCTTGGGGTGGAGGAACAGAGGCTGGATGAACAAATAAG AGAAATGCAGGAGAGATTGAGGGATCTCAGCGAAGATGATAACAATAAAAG GTTGCTTTTTATTACTGAAGATGACATCAAGGCTTTACCATGCTTCCAG AATGAAACTCTCATTGCGATAAAAGCTCCCCATGGTACAACTCTGGAAGTTCCAGATCCTGATGAG GCGGTTGACTATCCCCAAAGAAGATATAGGATTGTCCTTAGAAGCACAATGGGTCCTATAGACGTTTATCTTGTCAG TCAATTTGAAGAGAGATTTGAGGAGATTAATGGTGGCGAGGCTACTCCAAGCATTCAACCTAGAGTTAACGAGAAACCAGTGACAACTATGGCCCAGGAAGACTGCAGCAGACCGGAGAATGAAATGCCAGGCCAACTTGCTGACATAGCATACTCAGATTTTAGTACCTCCCAAGACATTGTGGGTGGATTTATGAAGATTGTTCCCTCGGATGTCGAT AGCGTTGCAGATTATTGGCTCTTATCAGACGCAGATGTTAGCATCACAGACATATGGAGGGCAGAGT CTGGAGTTCAGTGGAATGGCTTGGGTTCACTTCATGATGACTACGGCATGGCTAATGTCAGTACCCCTCGGGCCCAAACACCACCATCCAATACGACAGAAGTACCTGCCGCCACTTCTCCGGCAGGATGA
- the LOC108955734 gene encoding uncharacterized protein LOC108955734, translating to MGNKPVKQEREEILVKIVPPLDRAYVRWLARDLERIHGFTPRKPCAVRPPDHYIEYMRLNGWLDVSLDDPDLAHLFK from the coding sequence ATGGGGAACAAGCCTGTgaaacaagaaagggaagagattcTTGTGAAGATCGTACCCCCTCTTGACCGAGCATACGTACGGTGGCTTGCACGGGACCTAGAAAGGATCCATGGCTTCACCCCAAGGAAACCCTGTGCCGTGAGGCCGCCAGACCACTACATTGAGTACATGCGCTTGAATGGGTGGCTGGATGTAAGCTTGGATGATCCTGATCTAGCACACTTGTTCAAGTAG